Within Alkaliphilus flagellatus, the genomic segment TATACATAAAATATATTTATTGCTTACAATTTAACTATACTTTATATATTTACAACTTGTCAATAAATAAAAATCTATAAATATACTTCCTTAAAAATTATATCTATAACACTTTAAAGAAATAAATATTATTCTTCTTCCTTCTTATCTAATGTTTCTGACTTTTCTATAGTCTCCTTTTCCGGATTTTCGGTTATTTTATCTGCATGACTTTTAAATTCTTTAAGAGATTTGCCTAAGGCTTTTCCTAACTCTGGAAGCTTTGACGGTCCAAAGATTACCAATGCGATTATTAAGATTAATATTAACTCCGTAGTCCCTAATCTACCAAACATTTGTATCGCCTCCTTGCATTATATTTTAAAGTAAAATTTATATATATTTATAATAAATTGCTATACACTAAACTATGGATTTTGGTCATGCTCTA encodes:
- the tatA gene encoding twin-arginine translocase TatA/TatE family subunit; its protein translation is MFGRLGTTELILILIIALVIFGPSKLPELGKALGKSLKEFKSHADKITENPEKETIEKSETLDKKEEE